The proteins below come from a single Drosophila miranda strain MSH22 chromosome Y unlocalized genomic scaffold, D.miranda_PacBio2.1 Contig_Y1_pilon, whole genome shotgun sequence genomic window:
- the LOC117190389 gene encoding angiopoietin-related protein 7-like produces the protein MSQPCTLAEVHIDQHKTIRISKGDLDDLLDVYMGKIAESAATIKDRGNEINKLQTKEHTDDDLLKRFENLTEYTAKLKEKADQIKELEQKVKVYETRLKRKQHVLSDLRKQNTSSAALIDHLRAKVVYFEGFLPFLVSCEGLTAAGPGWMAIHRRLDGSVNFYRNWDQYRKGFGKLNGEFFIGLKKLHRLTSSQPHELYISSGIIKEIPATRYAPMTR, from the exons ATGTCACAGCCGTGCACGTTGGCAGAAGTCCACATTGATCAGCACAAAACCATTCGCATTAGCAAAGGAGATCTGGATGATCTATTGGACGTTTATATGGGTAAAATAGCAGAGAGTGCAGCCACTATCAAAGACAGAggaaatgaaataaacaaGCTTCAAACCAAGGAACACACTGACGACGATCTACTGAAGAGATTTGAGAATCTCACAGAATATACAGCCAAACTGAAGGAAAAGGCGGATCAAATCAAGGAACTCGAGCAGAAGGTCAAGGTCTACGAGACCAGATTGAAGAGGAAACAGCACGTGTTGAGTGATTTAAGAAAACAGAACACCTCCAGTGCGGCATTGATCGATCATCTGAGAGCCAAAGTCGTATATTTTGAAG GGTTCCTGCCCTTTCTGGTGTCCTGTGAGGGTCTCACGGCCGCCGGTCCTGGATGGATGGCTATTCACCGTCGACTGGATGGCTCTGTGAACTTCTATCGCAACTGGGATCAGTACAGGAAGGGGTTTGGCAAGCTCAACGGGGAGTTCTTTATTGGCCTCAAAAAACTGCACCGCCTGACCAGCTCCCAGCCTCATGAGCTCTACATAAGCTCGGGTATTATCAAGGAAATTCCAGCGACGCGTTACGCACCCATGACAAGATGA